A genomic region of Anas platyrhynchos isolate ZD024472 breed Pekin duck chromosome 19, IASCAAS_PekinDuck_T2T, whole genome shotgun sequence contains the following coding sequences:
- the MRPL38 gene encoding large ribosomal subunit protein mL38: MAAPLLSAALRGARAFGTAAALCRRAAPLGPMPNEEIDVSKLEALEKYRSFTRYFRQAEQEGRKARWWKTYRQYASPKPEPKTDISLPRGKLLKVKEHEERKKILKQNHQNAEMERAARLRTALIPLDEVRAEWEKTSGPFHKQRLAEYYGIFRDLFQKGTFTPWVSLRVEYSQEDEHLVPVYYGNMVTPTEAFNPPEVSYEADKGSLWTLLLTNPDGHLRETDAEYLHWLVTNIPGNDIKAGKEICHYLPPFPAMGTGYHRFVFLLFKQERPIDFSEDVRPTPCHSLKMRTFSTFDFYRKHEDSMTPAGLAFFQCQWDSSVTWVFHQLLNMREPVFEFVRPPVYHPPQVKFPRHQPLRYLDRYRDTTEPTYGIY, from the exons ATGGCGGCGCCCTTGCTGAGCGCGGCCCTGCGGGGAGCCCGGGCCTTCGGCACCGCCG CCGCTCTCTGCAGGCGGGCGGCCCCCCTGGGCCCGATGCCGAACGAGGAGATCGATGTCAGCAAATTGGAGGCGCTGGAGAAATACCGCAGCTTCACCCGGTACTTCAGGCAGGccgagcaggagggcaggaaggccCGGTGGTGGAAGACGTACCGGCAGTACGCCAGCCCCAAGCCAG AACCAAAGACTGACATCAGCCTGCCGCGTGGGAAGCTGTTGAAAGTGAAGGaacatgaggaaagaaaaaagatcctGAAGCAGAACCACCAAAACGCCGAGATGGAAAGAGCAGCACGGCTCCGGACTG CACTTATCCCCCTCGATGAGGTCAGAGCAGAGTGGGAGAAGACCAGCGGCCCGTTCCACAAGCAGCGCCTGGCAGAGTATTATGGGATATTCCGCGACTTGTTCCAGAAGGGCACCTTCACCCCCTGGGTTAGCCTGAGAGTGGAGTACAGCCAGGAGGACGAGCACCTCGTGCCGGTGTACTACGGGAACATGGTGACTCCAACAGAG GCTTTCAATCCCCCTGAAGTGTCATACGAGGCAGATAAAGGCTCCCTCTGGACTTTGTTGCTCACAAATCCAG atgGACACCTAAGAGAGACTGACGCGGAGTACCTCCACTGGCTGGT GACAAACATCCCAGGCAACGACATCAAGGCGGGCAAGGAGATCTGCCACTACTTGCCCCCCTTCCCCGCCATGGGAACTGGCTACCATCGCTTTGTCTTCCTCCTCTTCAAGCAAGAACGCCCCATAGATTTCAGCGAGGACGTTCGGCCGACGCCGTG CCACAGCCTCAAGATGCGGACCTTCAGCACGTTCGACTTCTACAGAAAGCACGAGGACAGCATGACCCCAGCGGGGCTGGCGTTCTTCCAGTGTCAGTGGGACAGCTCCGTGACCTGGGTCTTCCACCAGCTTCTCA ATATGAGAGAGCCCGTGTTCGAGTTTGTGCGGCCGCCCGTTTACCATCCTCCACAGGTCAAGTTCCCCCGCCACCAGCCTCTGAGGTACCTGGACAGGTACCGGGACACCACGGAGCCCACCTACGGCATTTACTAG
- the TRIM65 gene encoding E3 ubiquitin-protein ligase TRIM65 yields the protein MPGSSFQKKKSEIKYRGTCIHGNTLASDAVSLCHVSPRAVTMALSPPAAPCCSQGGTGQSPHGRGASDPPLGVPLRVHLARSPDPPLSSASPSSSSFPSGVSVSPASFPRCPDPWHEMALSISPKLEEKLVCSICLELFKVPITLPCGHNFCKRCISDHQGKQEQAAAGAKQGFSCPECRQSCAPQLELKKNVTLSKVLELVRASKTGVKQCEVTPGGLCPRHGRPLELYCEDEQRCICCVCTVQQCQRHRRALLEDVHSRKQALLEKSVKEAQEESEKIERALQELEERTQSIKDSSEGLRSVILSKFAHLEKSLQAFQCQMVAKVEQELSAALRRVEENSNTLKGHLDTLRQHQEQARDLLVSTTDHRTFLEEFPLLPAWESLAVPPPVQFDAAGVVEPLSEILAGISRLLLEDLPGAVAPKSPDPIVPGPVQPKGTEMKVATPLPKCQIRAEFLKDHRNLTFDPDTANKYLELSKGQRRARHGTGAAGGWQERGSPFEPWQVLCEQGYGQGCHYWEVAISSHSVILGATYRSLPQRQPPGHKFSIGLDGGSWGLQVREDGYLAWHKGREEKIQERLYTQLGVRLDYGRGLLSFYGLGEETRLIHCFHAVFTEPLYPVFWLCEGRAVTLGRRDQPQPAPQAPSSGQDGVQ from the exons ATGCCAGGAAgctccttccaaaaaaaaaagagtgaaattaAATACAGAGGAACGTGTATCCATGGGAACACGCTTGCTTCGGATGCCGTTAGCCTCTGCCATGTGTCTCCCCGTGCTGTCACCATGGCACTTTCTCCTCCCGCAGcgccctgctgctcccaggggggcacagggcagagCCCGCATGGCCGAGGGGCGAGCGACCCCCCACTGGGTGTCCCTTTAAGGGTGCACCTGGCTCGGAGCCCTGACCCGCCTCTGAGCTCGGCGTCACccagctcttcctccttccccagcgGGGTTTCTGTTTCTCCAGCTTCTTTCCCTCGCTGCCCCGATCCCTGGCACGAGATGGCTTTGTCCATCTCGCCCAAGCTGGAGGAGAAGCTGGTGTGCTCCATCTGCCTGGAGCTCTTCAAGGTGCCCATCACCTTGCCCTGCGGCCACAACTTCTGCAAGCGCTGCATCAGCGACCACCAAGGCAAGCAGGAGCAGGCGGCCGCCGGGGCCAAGCAGGGCTTCTCGTGCCCCGAGTGCCGCCAGAGCTGCGCGCCGCAGCTGGAGCTGAAGAAGAACGTCACCCTGAGCAAAGTGCTGGAGCTGGTGCGGGCGAGCAAGACGGGGGTGAAGCAGTGCGAGGTGACCCCCGGCGGGCTGTGCCCGCGGCACGGGAGACCGCTGGAGCTGTACTGCGAGGACGAGCAGCGGTGCATCTGCTGCGTCTGCACCGTGCAGCAGTGCCAGCGGCACCGGCGGGCGCTCCTCGAGGACGTGCACTCCAGGAAGCAG GCCCTCCTGGAAAAGTCTGTGAAAGAAGCCCAGGAGGAGTCGGAGAAGATCGAGCGGgcgctgcaggagctggaggagcgaACGCAGAGCATCAAG GACTCCTCCGAGGGGCTCAGATCGGTGATCCTGAGCAAATTCGCCCACCTGGAGAAAAGCCTGCAGGCTTTCCAGTGCCAGATGGTGGCCAAGGTCGAGCAAGAGCTGTCGGCGGCGCTGAGACGCGTGGAGGAGAACTCCAACACCCTGAAGGGGCACCTGGACACCCTCAgacagcaccaggagcaggcACGGGACCTGCTGGTCTCCACCACAGACCACAGGACCTTCCTCGAG GAattccccctgctcccagcctgggAGAGCCTGGCGGTGCCACCCCCGGTGCAGTTCGATGCGGCCGGCGTGGTGGAGCCCCTCAGCGAGATCCTCGCCGGCATCTCCCGGCTCCTGCTGGAGGATTTGCCCGGCGCCGtggcccccaaatcccctgaCCCCATTGTCCCAG GCCCGGTGCAGCCCAAGGGGACAGAGATGAAGGTGGCGACCCCTCTTCCCAAGTGCCAGATCCGAGCTGAGTTTCTGAAGG ACCACCGCAACCTCACCTTCGATCCTGACACGGCCAACAAGTACCTGGAGCTGTCCAAGGGCCAGCGGCGAGCCCGGCACGGCACCGGCGCCGCAGGCGGGTGGCAGGAGCGGGGCAGCCCCTTCGAGCCCTGGCAGGTGCTGTGTGAGCAGGGCTACGGGCAGGGCTGCCACTACTGGGAGGTGGCCATCTCCAGCCACTCCGTCATCCTGGGGGCCACGTACCGCAGCCTCCCCCAGCGGCAGCCGCCGGGCCACAAGTTCAGCATCGGGCTGGACGGGGGCTCGTGGGGGCTGCAGGTGCGGGAGGACGGCTACCTGGCCTGGCACAAGGGCCGGGAGGAGAAAATCCAGGAGAGGCTTTACACCCAGCTGGGGGTCCGCCTGGATTACGGCCGGGGGCTGCTTTCGTTCTACGGGCTCGGGGAGGAGACGCGGCTCATCCACTGCTTCCACGCCGTCTTCACCGAGCCGCTCTACCCCGTCTTCTGGCTCTGCGAGGGCCGCGCCGTCACGCTGGGCCGCAGGGATCAGCCCCAGCCGGCTCCCCAAGCACCATCATCGGGGCAGGATGGGGTGCAGTGA
- the TRIM47 gene encoding E3 ubiquitin-protein ligase TRIM47 isoform X2 has translation MEATGGSSRAVPSAATSAALRLALAVPGLPDGPFGCPICLDILKDPVTVPCGHNFCQGCLGKLRGRTGPPDGGAAAGGAAAARCPLCQEPFPAALRLRKNRALCEVLPLLGAAGPASPPVEASPKPSPPGAGSPPLTAPNPPMAPGAEEEQQPERGEEKEEKKEEEEDEEEGEEGVLCDVCPEGARAAAARSCLVCLASFCGAHLEPHRRSPAFRAHRLVAPLRRLEEGLCPRHLQPFDGFCRAEQTCVCPRCRAHEHRAHDVVPLERERELKEAQQAKFLSNVENELEELAVTITQTKKMVELIKGVATKEKERVEKLFAEASEVLATFQKEVAGFIEDGERSMLGEAELDLRWKEERRAKLAQCKQNLQNVPSKDTIYFLQEFQALKIAMEDNLSPAPSFQNELNFTKCTQAVCAVKDMLAAVCKKQWDRLQGKGVDGLNFQEMEEVTESRFPDKPNNPACLESRDYFLKFAFIIDLDSDTADKFIQLFGTKGAKRVLSPILYPESPVRFINCEQVLGMNLMNRGNYYWEVEIIDGWVSIGVVTEDFNPREAFNRCRLGRNERSCCLQWNGQNYVAWFGGCESVIQQPFFHTIGVFLEYSEKTLTFYGVKDSKMTCLQQLKVSPVGKTQVNPFQNKINYHFSSLFSLKLKPAFFLESVDAHLQIGPLKKDCVSVLKRR, from the exons ATGGAGGCCACCGGCGGGAGCAGCCGGGCGGTCCCCTCCGCCGCCACCTCGGCGGCGTTGAGGCTAGCGCTGGCCGTGCCGGGTTTGCCCGACGGTCCTTTCGGTTGCCCCATCTGCTTGGATATCCTGAAGGATCCGGTGACGGTGCCGTGCGGGCACAATTTCTGCCAGGGTTGCTTGGGGAAGCTCCGGGGGAGGACGGGCCCCCCCgacggcggggcggcggcgggcggggcggcggcTGCTCGCTGCCCGCTGTGCCAGGAGCCCTTCCCGGCGGCTCTGCGGCTCCGCAAGAACCGAGCCCTGTGCGAGGTCCTCccgctgctgggggctgccggaCCCGCGTCCCCCCCCGTCGAGGCGAGCCCAAAGCCGAGCCCACCCGGTGCCGGCTCCCCGCCTCTCACCGCCCCCAACCCGCCGATGGCGCCAGGAGccgaggaggagcagcagccggagaggggagaggagaaagaggagaagaaagaggaagaggaggatgaggaggaaggggaggagggggttTTGTGCGACGTGTGCCCCGAGGGGGctcgggcggcggcggctcgtTCGTGCCTGGTGTGCCTGGCGTCCTTCTGCGGGGCGCACCTGGAGCCCCACCGGCGGTCCCCGGCTTTCCGAGCCCACCGCCTGGTCGCTCCCCTCCGGAGGCTGGAGGAAGGGCTGTGCCCCCGCCACCTGCAGCCCTTCGACGGCTTCTGCCGAGCCGAGCAAACCTGCGTGTGCCCCCGCTGCCGCGCCCACGAGCACCGAGCCCACGACGTGGTGCCCCTCGAGCGGGAGCGGGAGCTGAAGGAG GCCCAGCAAGCCAAATTCCTCAGCAATGTGGAGAacgagctggaggagctggccgTCACCATCACGCAGACCAAGAAGATGGTGGAGCTCATTAAG GGTGTCGCCACGAAGGAGAAGGAGCGGGTGGAGAAGCTCTTTGCAGAAGCCTCTGAGGTCCTGGCCACCTTCCAGAAGGAGGTGGCTGGCTTCATCGAGGACGGGGAGCGCTCCATGCTGGGGGAGGCCGAGCTCGACCTCCGCTGGAAGGAGGAGAGGCGAGCCAAGCTGGCCCAGTGCAAGCAAAACCTGCAGAACGTCCCCAGCAAGGACACCATCTACTTCCTCCAG GAGTTTCAAGCCTTAAAAATAGCCATGGAAGACAACCTCTCCCCGGCTCCGAGCTTCCAGAACGAGCTCAACTTCACCAAGTGCACCCAGGCCGTGTGCGCCGTCAAGGACATGCTGGCGGCGGTCTGCAAAAAGCAGTGGGACCGCTTGCAGGGGAAAGGCGTCGACGGGCTGAATTTCCAGGAGATGGAGGAAG TGACCGAGTCACGGTTTCCAGACAAGCCGAACAATCCCGCCTGCCTGGAGAGCCGGGATTACTTCCTGAAAT TTGCCTTCATCATTGACCTGGACAGCGACACGGCGGACAAATTCATCCAGCTCTTTGGCACCAAAGGAGCCAAGAGGGTGCTTAGCCCCATCCTTTACCCAGAGAGCCCGGTCCGCTTCATCAACTGCGAGCAAGTGCTGGGCATGAACCTCATGAACCGGGGCAACTACTACTGGGAGGTGGAGATCATTGACGGCTGGGTGAGCATCGGTGTCGTCACCGAGGACTTCAACCCCCGCGAAGCCTTCAACCGCTGCCGCCTGGGGCGCAACGAGaggtcctgctgcctgcagtggAATGGACAGAACTACGTGGCCTGGTTTGGTGGCTGTGAGTCTGTCATCCAGCAGCCGTTTTTCCACACGATCGGGGTCTTCCTGGAGTATTCGGAGAAGACTCTGACCTTCTACGGAGTCAAGGACTCCAAGATGAcgtgcctgcagcagctcaaGGTCTCCCCTGTGGGGAAGACTCAGGTAAACCCCTTCCAGAACAAGATCAACTACCACTTCTCCTCTCTGTTCTCGTTAAAGCTGAAGCCGGCCTTCTTCCTGGAGAGCGTCGATGCCCACCTGCAGATCGGGCCGCTGAAGAAGGATTGCGTTTCGGTGCTCAAGCGCCGGTAA
- the TRIM47 gene encoding E3 ubiquitin-protein ligase TRIM47 isoform X1 has translation MEATGGSSRAVPSAATSAALRLALAVPGLPDGPFGCPICLDILKDPVTVPCGHNFCQGCLGKLRGRTGPPDGGAAAGGAAAARCPLCQEPFPAALRLRKNRALCEVLPLLGAAGPASPPVEASPKPSPPGAGSPPLTAPNPPMAPGAEEEQQPERGEEKEEKKEEEEDEEEGEEGVLCDVCPEGARAAAARSCLVCLASFCGAHLEPHRRSPAFRAHRLVAPLRRLEEGLCPRHLQPFDGFCRAEQTCVCPRCRAHEHRAHDVVPLERERELKEAQQAKFLSNVENELEELAVTITQTKKMVELIKGVATKEKERVEKLFAEASEVLATFQKEVAGFIEDGERSMLGEAELDLRWKEERRAKLAQCKQNLQNVPSKDTIYFLQEFQALKIAMEDNLSPAPSFQNELNFTKCTQAVCAVKDMLAAVCKKQWDRLQGKGVDGLNFQEMEEAVTESRFPDKPNNPACLESRDYFLKFAFIIDLDSDTADKFIQLFGTKGAKRVLSPILYPESPVRFINCEQVLGMNLMNRGNYYWEVEIIDGWVSIGVVTEDFNPREAFNRCRLGRNERSCCLQWNGQNYVAWFGGCESVIQQPFFHTIGVFLEYSEKTLTFYGVKDSKMTCLQQLKVSPVGKTQVNPFQNKINYHFSSLFSLKLKPAFFLESVDAHLQIGPLKKDCVSVLKRR, from the exons ATGGAGGCCACCGGCGGGAGCAGCCGGGCGGTCCCCTCCGCCGCCACCTCGGCGGCGTTGAGGCTAGCGCTGGCCGTGCCGGGTTTGCCCGACGGTCCTTTCGGTTGCCCCATCTGCTTGGATATCCTGAAGGATCCGGTGACGGTGCCGTGCGGGCACAATTTCTGCCAGGGTTGCTTGGGGAAGCTCCGGGGGAGGACGGGCCCCCCCgacggcggggcggcggcgggcggggcggcggcTGCTCGCTGCCCGCTGTGCCAGGAGCCCTTCCCGGCGGCTCTGCGGCTCCGCAAGAACCGAGCCCTGTGCGAGGTCCTCccgctgctgggggctgccggaCCCGCGTCCCCCCCCGTCGAGGCGAGCCCAAAGCCGAGCCCACCCGGTGCCGGCTCCCCGCCTCTCACCGCCCCCAACCCGCCGATGGCGCCAGGAGccgaggaggagcagcagccggagaggggagaggagaaagaggagaagaaagaggaagaggaggatgaggaggaaggggaggagggggttTTGTGCGACGTGTGCCCCGAGGGGGctcgggcggcggcggctcgtTCGTGCCTGGTGTGCCTGGCGTCCTTCTGCGGGGCGCACCTGGAGCCCCACCGGCGGTCCCCGGCTTTCCGAGCCCACCGCCTGGTCGCTCCCCTCCGGAGGCTGGAGGAAGGGCTGTGCCCCCGCCACCTGCAGCCCTTCGACGGCTTCTGCCGAGCCGAGCAAACCTGCGTGTGCCCCCGCTGCCGCGCCCACGAGCACCGAGCCCACGACGTGGTGCCCCTCGAGCGGGAGCGGGAGCTGAAGGAG GCCCAGCAAGCCAAATTCCTCAGCAATGTGGAGAacgagctggaggagctggccgTCACCATCACGCAGACCAAGAAGATGGTGGAGCTCATTAAG GGTGTCGCCACGAAGGAGAAGGAGCGGGTGGAGAAGCTCTTTGCAGAAGCCTCTGAGGTCCTGGCCACCTTCCAGAAGGAGGTGGCTGGCTTCATCGAGGACGGGGAGCGCTCCATGCTGGGGGAGGCCGAGCTCGACCTCCGCTGGAAGGAGGAGAGGCGAGCCAAGCTGGCCCAGTGCAAGCAAAACCTGCAGAACGTCCCCAGCAAGGACACCATCTACTTCCTCCAG GAGTTTCAAGCCTTAAAAATAGCCATGGAAGACAACCTCTCCCCGGCTCCGAGCTTCCAGAACGAGCTCAACTTCACCAAGTGCACCCAGGCCGTGTGCGCCGTCAAGGACATGCTGGCGGCGGTCTGCAAAAAGCAGTGGGACCGCTTGCAGGGGAAAGGCGTCGACGGGCTGAATTTCCAGGAGATGGAGGAAG CAGTGACCGAGTCACGGTTTCCAGACAAGCCGAACAATCCCGCCTGCCTGGAGAGCCGGGATTACTTCCTGAAAT TTGCCTTCATCATTGACCTGGACAGCGACACGGCGGACAAATTCATCCAGCTCTTTGGCACCAAAGGAGCCAAGAGGGTGCTTAGCCCCATCCTTTACCCAGAGAGCCCGGTCCGCTTCATCAACTGCGAGCAAGTGCTGGGCATGAACCTCATGAACCGGGGCAACTACTACTGGGAGGTGGAGATCATTGACGGCTGGGTGAGCATCGGTGTCGTCACCGAGGACTTCAACCCCCGCGAAGCCTTCAACCGCTGCCGCCTGGGGCGCAACGAGaggtcctgctgcctgcagtggAATGGACAGAACTACGTGGCCTGGTTTGGTGGCTGTGAGTCTGTCATCCAGCAGCCGTTTTTCCACACGATCGGGGTCTTCCTGGAGTATTCGGAGAAGACTCTGACCTTCTACGGAGTCAAGGACTCCAAGATGAcgtgcctgcagcagctcaaGGTCTCCCCTGTGGGGAAGACTCAGGTAAACCCCTTCCAGAACAAGATCAACTACCACTTCTCCTCTCTGTTCTCGTTAAAGCTGAAGCCGGCCTTCTTCCTGGAGAGCGTCGATGCCCACCTGCAGATCGGGCCGCTGAAGAAGGATTGCGTTTCGGTGCTCAAGCGCCGGTAA